Below is a window of Yersinia kristensenii DNA.
CATATGCACAGGTTTTATTCTGCTTGACTGGTATCGTTCCTTTCACTAATTATAGAGGTTAAACCTTCCAGCAAGGGTAAGGTCAAGGGGGGCGAATGAATATTAGTGATGTGGCAAAAAAAACCGGCTTAACCAGCAAAGCCATTCGTTTTTACGAAGAAAAGAAACTGGTGACACCGCCTATCCGCACCGATAATGGCTATCGCAGCTACAGCGCCAAACATATTGAAGAGTTAACTCTGCTGCGTCAGGCGCGTCAGGTAGGTTTTACCTTAGATGAATGTCGTGAGTTACTGGCATTGTTTCATAACCCAGCCCGTCACAGTGCAGATGTAA
It encodes the following:
- the cueR gene encoding Cu(I)-responsive transcriptional regulator, which translates into the protein MNISDVAKKTGLTSKAIRFYEEKKLVTPPIRTDNGYRSYSAKHIEELTLLRQARQVGFTLDECRELLALFHNPARHSADVKAATLQKVAEIEHHINDLKQMRLRLLALADECPGDDGAECPIINNLAGCCHASEKPEVKSQKLGDGVLI